The segment atagtgccctctacccatttatgccaatcgggcccccatacaatgttgtcctgaagagataaatgggtgtcatacatccatatgaaaattaaattaaatcaaaaacaacccaatagtctgcaaggggttaactacatattcatggatattcataatatagtgccctctacccatttatgccaatcgggcccccatacaatgttgtcctgaagagataaatgggtgtcatacatccatatgaaaattaaattaaatcaaaaacaacccaatagtctgcaaggggttaactacatattcatggatattcataatatagtgccctctacccatttatgccaatcgggcccccatacaatgttgtcctgaagagataaatgggtgtcatacatccatatgaaaattaaattaaatcaaaaacaacccaatagtctgcaaggggttaactacatattcatggatattcataatatagtgccctctacccatttatgccaatcgggcccccatacaatgttgtcctgaagagataaatgggtgtcatacatccatatgaaaattaaattaaatcaaaaacaacccaatagtctgcaaggggttaactacatattcatggatattcataatatagtgccctctacccatttatgccaatcgggcccccatacaatgttgtcctgaagagataaatgggtgtcatacatccatatgaaaattaaattaaatcaaaaacaacccaatagtctgcaaggggttaactacatattcatggatattcataatatagtgccctctacccatttatgccaatcgggcccccatacaatgttgtcctgaagagataaatgggtgtcatacatccatatgaaaattaaattaaatcaaaaacaacccaatagtctgcaaggggttaattacatattcatggatattcataatatagtgccctctacccatttatgccaatcgggcccccatacaatgttgtcctgaagagataaatgggtgtcatacatccatatgaaaattaaattaaatcaaaaacaacccaatagtctgcaaggggttaactacatattcatggatattcataatatagtgccctctacccatttatgccaatcgggcccccatacaatgttgtcctgaagagataaatgggtgtcatacatccatatgaaaattaaattaaatcaaaaacaacccaatagtctgcaaggggttaattacatattcatggatattcataatatagtgccctctacccatttatgccaatcgggcccccatacaatgttgtcatgaagagataaatgggtgtcatgcatccatatgaaaattaaattaaatcaaaaacaacccaatagtctgcaaggggttaactacatattcatggatattcataatatagtgccctctacccatttatgccaatcgggcccccatacaatgttgtcctgaagagataaatgggtgtcatgcatccatatgaaaattaaattaaatgaaaagaaccCGATCATAAAAagtaagaaatatatttttttcgtgtACAACCAGGACTACTACAGGGTtagtataaaattattttttttatattatttttctttaaaagttttaccctttcaagaaataattttttttgtatttagtAAGAAATTAAGTTAACATTCAAgtaagaaaaatgagaattataATTAACGTAAAAAATGCATGATTTTTGGTCCACCCTAATCTTTCAAAACAACACCACGTGGCTGGAAAATTGTAAACAAAATGGACCAAAAGGAAGAATCTCTGAATtgtaaaatcttcaatttcctGCGTAAGGATGGGTGTTGTCTTATTTGCTGCCTCAGGTACCTCAAAGGACACGGCAAGGAACTTCTTGATGTTAAATCTTCACTTGAAAAGGTAAGATTCATGTTGGAAGAAATCACtgaaaaatttactaaaaggaatttttcttcttccagaGAGGTATTGTGGTTCCAGAAGATGGACAAAATGTTGTTCATCCATGTCCATGCTGCCTGAATCTCTTCAGTGAGCACTGTTTGTACGGAACTCTCTGCAGGATTCGCAAAAAGGATGATTTCTGCAAATTCTTCTGTGAGAAGTTTGTTCTTTCGTTCTGCCTTCCAGTTGGACTGGATATTCGGCAACTTATCATCTGGATGAAGCTTATAGGAGAGTTTGGGGATGTCATTAGTAAAGGTGAGCATGGGGATTGCTTTCCTATTTGCAATAGAAAATCAGTGTAACATTTCCTGCAGATGAACGAATGGACACAACCCCAAAAGATGCTCTTAGGTCCATCCTCATACCGCAGATTTGTGAATGCCTCAAGGCAGAGTATGACCGGGAAGGTGTGATGATTACACTGACCTACAGATGTAAAATTGATGAAGATGAATCTGCAGCTTTGGCCAAAATTAAACCAGAATGCTTTCAGCAAAAGAAGGAAAACAAGTACGTCGCTCAATTGACTTTTTcttacttaaaatttattaatttatctgtttttttttaaggaaaatcaagACAGAATTAAATCGAACAGCTGTGGAGAAATACCTTGTGCCATCGCGATTGCGTCAGGATGAATGGGAGGGAATTCTGAAGATTCCACAAGCGTGTGAAGATTCATTTGTGGCAGTTGAAATAACCTACACCGGCCCCACGGTTTTCGTAGCTGGAAGGTATCAGAAATTCTCCCGGGAGCTCAGTCAAACCCCGTGGATTCTTCAGGGTGAACGAATGGTGATGAATAGCGTCCAGGAGATCATCGAAGGCAGCCTCGTGGGATATTTTACCGATAGGCCGATGAAAGAAAGCAAAATTTGCTTCTCCGCTAGTGGCAGGGAAGACGTGGATGTTCGATGCTTGGGCCGGGGTAGGCCCTTTGTGTTGGAAATCACCAATTCCTACATCTCAGATATTAGCCCAGTGGCTGGGCGTGCTATTGAGGAGAACATCGCCAAATCCGGTCATGTGGCAGTCACGCATCTCCAGGTAGTCGATCGAGCAGAAGTGGTGCGTATCAAGGAGGGTGAGGAgagcaagaagaaaatgtacaGAGCACTGTGCCTGCTGGAATCTCCCGCCACGGTGGAAATCATGAAGAAGTTGAACATCTCAGAGGAGTTCACAGTGCAGCAATTCACACCAATTCGCGTTTTGCACCGGAGGGCTCTCATGACGCGACCAAGAATCATCTACAGCGTAAAAGCGAGACTCTCCAAAGgtgaggaatattttttttctaatgaatttgcaatgataatcaattaaaatgatcTGTTTACCTCCATTTTTATGACCACCACTGTTCTCCGAATTACtcgaagaattaaaaattctacatatttcttttaaatttcctttatttcttcaacatttagctaaaataaaattaaaattggaaGATATTTCCATTTCTTTGGGATGAGTTTCGTGGCAATTTGTACAcacaaaaagcaaaagaaatttgtgTTTGTTGGAAGagtaaacattttatttgaatgatgATGTTATTGCCGCATTATTCTTCTTCCCCAGACCACAATTGTCTCCTCGTGATCGACATTCAGACACAGGCGGGCACGTATGTGAAGGAGCTCGTGCATGGAGAGTTTGGACGTACACAGCCGAGCCTGGCTACCATTATTGGGCAGAAGATTGACATTCTTTCCCTCGATGTGACGGACATTGATCTCGATTGGCCCAAACCTGTGAACTATATGCACTGAAAGATAATACGGaaattgtaggaaaaattaagaaaatctaagATAAATGTTGAGAATgtaaaaggaggaaaaataaagtaaatttttcacGTAAATTGCTGATTTATAGACGGTGGATGACTCGAGCCTAACGAACAAACTCCATGCCTTTCTGTATTGAGGccttatttttctaatttaataaagtttgcACGAAAGGCTAAAGTAATTCACAAtctattttatgcaaatttatctGCTATCGCTGCACTGTGTGTGGTGGCAAAAAGTGAAACTGGTTGGGATGTTCTGGACGGCGGAAAGGCAACTGACGTGAGGAATGGTATCGCGGGTGCTTTCCACCGTGTCATCTGTTATCAcgaaacaatttaaaaagaatgcTTAAAAAGTTGCcgtttaaggaaaaaaatatgttatatTATAATGCTGTCTTGGACAAATTGTTGCTACACATGGCAGCCATTGCTTGGCAATTTGGGCAAACAGAAGCGTGACGGTGATGTATTTTAACAGGTGATACAGGTGACACCATTTGTGTACTCTTTTATGCCTTTCGTGTGGCATCAATAAAATCCATCGTTTTTTCCCTCTTATCGATATATTCTCAATATTTCACATCTTTTTCTTCGCATAGTAAAAGGAAAATGCCACCTGTTGAGGAATCAACGGTCACGCggtatttgaaaaagaaatgcatTCCAGCTACTTTCCACTGCACGAATACATATTGGCGGGAAGATTTCCAAACTTCCAATATGATTCCAATTTCCAGTGATTCCAGGAAGAAAGCCGttgcagtttttttcttctctgcaaagtttttctcaatttattcataaaaaattggaGTTCTTATCTCAAAATCTCACTGAATTATCTTCAAATAGTTCCAATCTATCTTCATCTATTGAATATTCAtcgaattaattattaaaaaagggTGAAAAGTGAGATTTTTCATACTGACAAAATCCTTTGTTTGTGAAATCCTTTGCAGTTCAACGCGAACGACGCCAACTGAGGTaagtttttcatcattttttctttcataatttGAGACtttattgtaaatatttgcacAGAAGGATCTTCTTGAGATCATCGCTTGTTTGGTACATTTTCTATTAGTGATAATTTGCTATTTGGCCGGAAAGATTCAATGGCGCAATAGATGCCTTGCGTTCAATGACGTCAGGCATTTTTCAGGCCCGTATTGTgtcacaattaattttatacgCGTCGTGTAATTAATTATGTAAAGACATGAAAAGTTTACACGACTAATCTtaattgtaattatttttaattttaaatattttccaaagaattctcttctttccgctttttcctaaaacaataaaaaaaactttaataaatcaCCTAAATCACAAAGTACCTAATAAAAATGTAGCTTTGATTGAAAGATGAATTCAgtaattcaagaaattaaacGTATAAGTATGCATATGCcccaaaaacttttatttttttactgaagaatattgaaatttcttgaaaaaaaaattttattttaaaaatatgtaaaaagtaaagaaaaccTCATAAGCCAGCCGGGtaattaaatatcaatttcGGGCGATTCGCGATGTGTTAAGATGTagaaaggaagaagaagagtAAAGTTCAAATGTGTCAAAAGTTTGTTATGTGTACAACACTTTCTCCGTGAGAAAAACTGCccaaaaaaagtgagaaaatggTGATGTCAGCAGGAAGTGGAGCTGTAAAGAGGATCTGCGTAGTTGGAGGAGGTACAGCTGGCTTCTACGTCACCCAATACCTCGTAAAACATCTCGAAAATTGCCGTGTAGATGTTCTGGAGAAGCTGCCGGTTCCATTTGGTTTGGTACGCTTTGGAGTCGCCCCAGATCATCCGGAAGTGAAGAATATCATCAATACTTTCACCAAGACTGCCTCCCATCCATCGGTAAAGTTCCTGGGTAATGTAGCCCTCGGAAGGGACTACACCTTGAAGGATTTGCGTGAAAACTACAATGCTGTCGTTCTTGCGTATGGAGCTGAATCAGACAGGAATTTGAACATTCCAGTGGATGGGGAGTTTAGGAAGATCCTGTCGGCACGACAATTTGTGGCCTGGTACAATGGCTACCCTGGAGCTGAGAATGTTGTCACTGCCAGCCATTTACAGGGAAGAACTGCTGCAATAATTGGACAGGGAAATGTTGCGGTAGATGTAGCCAGGATTCTTCTATCTCCTATTGATCAGCTCAGGAAAACAGACATCACGGACTACGCTCTGGAGGTTCTGGCTGCGAGTAAAGTGGAGAATGTTGCAATGATTGGACGTCGAGGTCCTCTTCAGGCTGCCTTTACAATCAAAGAACTCCGAGAGATGTTGAAGCTTCCCGGTTGCCAGACAACGTGGCGTCCGGAATCTTTTGTGGGCATCAAGGAGAGTATCTCAACGCTCCCGAGGCCTCGGAAGAGATTAACAGAGCTCATGCTGGACAGTCTTTCGAAGCAATCACCGGCTATGGCTCCCACATCCGGACGAGTTTTCTCTCCAATCTTCTTCCGCTCTCCAAAGTGTGTTCGTCGCAGTGGGAATGAATTTATCCTTGATTTAATTGTGAATGAACTTCAAGGAGACAAAGCCATGGCCACAGATGCCACAGAGAGTCTACCAATTGATTTGCTTCTTACCAGCATTGGCTACTCGTCCCTAAAGGAAGATTCTCAGTTGAATTTTGATTCAAAGAAAGGCATAATTTCCAATAGGGATGGCCGAGTGCTGACGAATTCCCAGGAAATTGATCCCGGACTGTATGTCAGTGGATGGCTGGCAACTGGACCCACAGGAGTCATCCTTACAACCATGAACAATGCCTTTGCTGTGGGTCAAATGATCTGTGATGActtcaaagagaagaaaatcaaagaagaagACAAACCAGGGATAAATCTCTCGCACAAGGACGTTGTCTCGTGGAGTGGGTGGGAGAAGATTGACCAGGAAGAAGTCCGAAGGGGCTCCAAAGTGGGGAAACCGCGAGAAAAGATTGTCAGTGTGGATGAGATGCTAAAAGTAGGGCTTTAGCATTTTGCAATTCATTTCAGCACATTGTGcgtttgataagaaaataaaaaattccttatCAATCTTCTTGTAGTCTTAAAAGCGGATTAAAATGCTCAAAGTTTTCAAAAGAAGTGATCACCTTGATTTCAAGAAGATTCATTATTATGATAATCTATTCAAATCAACTTTGCACCGATGCTTATCAGGTGAAAAAGTTGAATTTAGCAAGAATCAACCAATTCTATAAATTCAACTCAGATTTAATTCATCAGGTAAAATCTAAGAACAAAGGTTTTTTTGAATAGGGtaggtaaaataaaatttaaaaaattagggtgcggtaaaataaaggaaatataTTTGAAGAAGGCTTAGTTTTtcagaaagaaaacttaaaaactcAACATgtagaaaagttttataaaatatcaaagatgtactatttttaaattttaaacatgaccattttttattaaatttgtaattttatttttatttcaaatggaaattttactGAAACTTCAAGCTTTTCATCATGCAAAGGATGCAAAGTCTTATTTATATTCGTAATCTTATAGATGAATccaaaatgaatgagaaatcgtcaaagaaatttctcatttttttagcGAAAAAATAAGGGGCTGAATTCACTACACAGTCGGGCTTACAATTTAAAGttggtcttaaggttttaagtcagttttttttttaagtttgatatgaaattttgaagtcGAAAAGAAAGATTTCAATTACTATGCACATTGAACCGAAAGTCacgatttttccttttactaataaaataaaataaaacaaaaaaaataaaataaaataaaataaaacaaaataaaaatattatattgaagTTCTTGATAtaacttttataattttttagctctctattcaatgcaatttaagatttatttttaatcaatttcatgttctttaattagaaaatattacatactaaattgcaggaaaactcaagaaaatccaagcccaacttaaaaattttaagtcagacttaaaaaactgattaaaaaactttaaaaccgactttaaattttaagcccgaataagtagtgaattccgcctAAGGAAAGTAAAGATATATgcctaaaaatacaaaaaatgacgtcatcataGTGATTTTTATGTCTCTTAATGCATGAAGcgtaaaaatcaaaaattatcgAATAAAGAATAATCCTGGGAAGTCTCAAATAAAGTCTTAATCATGAATTAAGGCTGATAGATTAgcctaaattaattaattgattaattcttGTTCAAATTCGGTTTAGAGctctatttttctcattttcaaacataatttgtcaaaggaaagtttttttggAGTTATTTCGATTTTTGAACActaaaaagctttctttttttgcgaattttgcattcaattaCTTgtaaaatcacagctaatcaAAGGGCTCTTTTTTGTTAGTTCACGAAGGCCGCCCGGATTCACTTAGGACATTTTTCTTGGGACGGTTCAAGAagctaaaaaaacattttcattttttttaacacttcaTGCGAGTATACAGCAAATTCATTGAGACTTATGAGcgtattatgtaaaaaaaaaaaacattaatttatctCCATTGAACTGTGAGTACTTTTTAACAAGATCAAGAGCAAAATAGCTCGGAGAATTGCTCTTTCAAGTCCGAAAAAGCAGAGAAAATGAAGCTGTGGCTGTAAATCAAAATGTGATCGCATTTTGAACTTTCGAGGGCTTCTGTCAACATCTAATTAGCGGTGTTGACAATAATCCAATGAAAATGAACGAGGCATGCACTTCTCCTCCACCAGCCAGTACGGAGAGCGCCCCTCGTAAGTATATATTACATTATAGAAACATGCGGTGTGTGGGTCAAATCCATGTGATTTACGGCTTATTTAAACACGGGCACCCAATcatattaattataaatattttattataaaaatatgcACATTCGTCATTCTTAGGCGATCTCCCGAGCTCCGCATATGATCGCGACACATTAAGAAaggtacataaaatatttatacagcttcacatttttctcttctcccaCTGAAgtcttttttaacaaaaaaaatcgtgctTTGggataaacataaaatttctgAATCATTTGCCGTGGAAAACCTTGAATGACGGAGACAGCATATTACACTGATATAATTTACTTTGGTCTCTATTTTTCTcagtagaatttttattttaaaagtcgATTGTGCCATAAAGATGAATACTTAGGGAGGATTTCAGACGCAAAAGTCTAAATTATTATCACAGAGAGACTTCAATGAGGGCCATGGGAGTCACATTAGAAGgaaaaaccacaaattttcataaaaaataaagtccttagagaaaaatgaagtaaatGGGAAATTGTGAATGCGAAATGTATGCGAATTGGGAGAGGATCTTGGAAAGAAGTTATATAAACTGGGCATAATgccaatgaattttcacaggAATACAAAACAATAAATCACCGATAGTCCACAGATTGCGAATACCGCACCACGctctattatttatttattgaaaataggcaaatttgagaaaaaaaaaagtaatttaaagtaccaaaaaaaatgtttagaaaattgtaacaatcattttaaaagaacaatCAAAGGCAATTAATTATGTACCTATTAATGCTTCAATGATTTCCGGTAAAAGATGAACATTTTGTAaacttatttcactttttatttattgcatttaaaaataattcgaaaaatatattttctaacgttagaaagaaCACGGTAAACGTTTacaataaatgtaaaaaaggaatgtcaaaaattgtagAAGAAACGCCAAATATTATAGAAGAAATGTCAGacataatgacgtcattgtttatatttttgggcaaattattcttttctgtTAGAAGTTCATTTCTTTGTTGTTCTCTACATTCTCTACAAGGCTACGTGTATCCCGCTCGTTTCCTCGAATGAGGGGTTTCCTCGAACAAAATCGGGTAAACCCCTGTCTTTTAGCCCTGTCTAACTctgctttaatttattattagttggtataccacaatcgtggcataccaagtattgtaatcgtcggaaaaaccgaccttctcagatcgggctcaaacttggtatgagcacgttttagacatcccacattacgaaaatggtggtggaaaatttttgatccggccggccggcctgccggccggccggccggcctctgcgccaaactttaccttataactcgagaacaataacagatagagacttccggtttgaagttttctatagaaatgtgggtgtaaaatttcatttttttgcattttcaaaatccaagatggccgccgtccgccattttgaactaccttttaccacttcccttatagctagaaatctgaaattttagtatgttgtagagctcagtgagacgttttcatcaataatttatacttgaaaatcggtcaagcggtttagcaaatatggcggcctaatgcaaaaagtgttttttcgatatatctcaagaacggcttgaccgatttggaccatcttggtatcaaatgaaaggtttcaagaagccctacaattatttagaacattccaagttccaaaaacatccgcaagaggcgctaaaatcaaaaacaaaaattgtctaactttaaggggcaatatctccgaacatctgttatagatttcctttaaattttgatatattgtagcctgactcaatacctatcatcagtccgaaaatgaagaaaatctatgtctccgtttagaagatatagccatttgaaaaattcttgaatttgaaaagttctaagagccatatctcttgaacggtctgtccgattttgctcaatttggtatcaaattaaaggttttgcaaaactctataactttccgaaacatcagaaacctctagaaccattccttgtggacaaaaagtgcaaaaaactgttttggtagaacaaaaatccgccattttgtgttctggaggtgaccttgaaatgtatcgcaatatacatcagattatagcttatttcaatagctttccataactagtcaagaaatttctgtaggtctaatagaacttaagatataagcattttaatctgacaaattgctaaattttacaaaaaatcgactttgcctactaatactactcacaaattaaattacaacgaatagactgacccatccgcgttgtggtataccaactctaataactggacgcgttatgattgacttttttcaagTGTTTTTTTATACGAAGGGTGTTTGTTTAAACTACAGTTACAGGTATTTAAACTACAGGTACGGTTATTTGGAAAATGAAACCTAAAAGGAAAGCTAATACTAGAGGAAATGAATTCCACTCGATTTTGAGACTGGGGGAACAGCGTTCTTTCTACGATAAACTAATACCACTTGTAAGGGAAAGTGCCATTATCTATGATCGTAAGCATCCCTATTATGGAAAGTATAAAGCTCACAGGAAACAATGGGAAATGATCGCAAAGAAAGTTGGAAAAACAGGTGAAAAAATGGCTTTCtgttaaaagatatttttgaaattacttttttatggGGTTTGCTTGCAGTTTTTGAGTGTAAGAAGGCTTACAAATATTTGAGGGATCAATTTAGCAGATGTTTTAAGGATCCGCGGTCTACACGAAAATCTTGGATTTTCTATGATGCTTTGCGTTTCCTCGAAGGAAGGCTTGTTCGCTATAATAAGGGAAATCCCTCTCGAAAGCCCTCTAAACCAGTAGCAGCGGATGATACAACAACAGATGATACGTCAATGGATGATGTTACATCAAATGATGAGACAACAAATGAGGAAAGTTCTTCAGAGCATTCAGAAGAGGAGAAATCGAATGAAGATGATTTAGAAGCAGTAGAAGCCACAAGTGCCGTAAAGGAAGAGATTTTCGAAATATCTGACgagtcaaataattttttcaccatttcGGAAGTTCATGGAAATGTCTCATTGCCCCCCTTGGCAAATGAACAGTTGGAGATTTCTGCTGGAGCTCCTCCAGTTTTATTGCCAAATCACCCCACTGAGGACATTGTATCCTCACCGTCTTTGATTCATCATTCAAATCACAATCAGGTGGTACAGGAAGCATCATCATCGACTGGGACTAATCCCGATATGCAGCATATAACCAAATTGTGGAATCAGTGGAAACCTTTCCTGGAGATGCTTGTGAGTCAATTGGCAAAAGTTCCGGAAAACAGAGTGTTTGAATTCCAGGttgaaattctcaaattgATCAATGATAAGCTCAATGACTACAACAACTAAAAAAACGATGaaagaattatgaaaaattctaatattttgtgattttaccCTCCGATaataatgtatttaaaaaaaaaatgaatttataaaggGTATTAATACTTTAGAATAGCTAGAAGTGTAATAAGAATGATCTCAATCATATTGAAGTACAAATAATAGGTTTAGTTGacctttttttcattaaaataaaagaaatacttACAAAtctattgaaattaattcttttgtaaaatatattaaggaaataataaaagctGGATTTAAAGTTCTTGGTGCTTGTTCTTTCGATAAAGGTGCATAAACTTTCCTAAAAAGtttctttcctttcctttAGTGGATTTTCACTTTGAAGTTGTCGATCTAACCCATCCCCTCTTCTCCAAATTACccgaaactttttattttatttattttgtacagTCGTGACCttgtggtaggaccgtcgtcaaaatgacttttccgcggtaaaacggcttcagaatgaagaattttgccttcgcagtgggacaattagtactattggaaaggtagg is part of the Lutzomyia longipalpis isolate SR_M1_2022 chromosome 3, ASM2433408v1 genome and harbors:
- the LOC129791940 gene encoding uncharacterized protein LOC129791940 isoform X1, whose translation is MKMNEACTSPPPASTESAPRTVIWKMKPKRKANTRGNEFHSILRLGEQRSFYDKLIPLVRESAIIYDRKHPYYGKYKAHRKQWEMIAKKVGKTVFECKKAYKYLRDQFSRCFKDPRSTRKSWIFYDALRFLEGRLVRYNKGNPSRKPSKPVAADDTTTDDTSMDDVTSNDETTNEESSSEHSEEEKSNEDDLEAVEATSAVKEEIFEISDESNNFFTISEVHGNVSLPPLANEQLEISAGAPPVLLPNHPTEDIVSSPSLIHHSNHNQVVQEASSSTGTNPDMQHITKLWNQWKPFLEMLVSQLAKVPENRVFEFQVEILKLINDKLNDYNN
- the LOC129791940 gene encoding uncharacterized protein LOC129791940 isoform X2, translating into MKPKRKANTRGNEFHSILRLGEQRSFYDKLIPLVRESAIIYDRKHPYYGKYKAHRKQWEMIAKKVGKTVFECKKAYKYLRDQFSRCFKDPRSTRKSWIFYDALRFLEGRLVRYNKGNPSRKPSKPVAADDTTTDDTSMDDVTSNDETTNEESSSEHSEEEKSNEDDLEAVEATSAVKEEIFEISDESNNFFTISEVHGNVSLPPLANEQLEISAGAPPVLLPNHPTEDIVSSPSLIHHSNHNQVVQEASSSTGTNPDMQHITKLWNQWKPFLEMLVSQLAKVPENRVFEFQVEILKLINDKLNDYNN
- the LOC129791905 gene encoding NADPH:adrenodoxin oxidoreductase, mitochondrial produces the protein MVMSAGSGAVKRICVVGGGTAGFYVTQYLVKHLENCRVDVLEKLPVPFGLVRFGVAPDHPEVKNIINTFTKTASHPSVKFLGNVALGRDYTLKDLRENYNAVVLAYGAESDRNLNIPVDGEFRKILSARQFVAWYNGYPGAENVVTASHLQGRTAAIIGQGNVAVDVARILLSPIDQLRKTDITDYALEVLAASKVENVAMIGRRGPLQAAFTIKELREMLKLPGCQTTWRPESFVGIKESISTLPRPRKRLTELMLDSLSKQSPAMAPTSGRVFSPIFFRSPKCVRRSGNEFILDLIVNELQGDKAMATDATESLPIDLLLTSIGYSSLKEDSQLNFDSKKGIISNRDGRVLTNSQEIDPGLYVSGWLATGPTGVILTTMNNAFAVGQMICDDFKEKKIKEEDKPGINLSHKDVVSWSGWEKIDQEEVRRGSKVGKPREKIVSVDEMLKVGL
- the LOC129791891 gene encoding putative tRNA pseudouridine synthase Pus10, whose protein sequence is MDQKEESLNCKIFNFLRKDGCCLICCLRYLKGHGKELLDVKSSLEKRGIVVPEDGQNVVHPCPCCLNLFSEHCLYGTLCRIRKKDDFCKFFCEKFVLSFCLPVGLDIRQLIIWMKLIGEFGDVISKDERMDTTPKDALRSILIPQICECLKAEYDREGVMITLTYRCKIDEDESAALAKIKPECFQQKKENKKIKTELNRTAVEKYLVPSRLRQDEWEGILKIPQACEDSFVAVEITYTGPTVFVAGRYQKFSRELSQTPWILQGERMVMNSVQEIIEGSLVGYFTDRPMKESKICFSASGREDVDVRCLGRGRPFVLEITNSYISDISPVAGRAIEENIAKSGHVAVTHLQVVDRAEVVRIKEGEESKKKMYRALCLLESPATVEIMKKLNISEEFTVQQFTPIRVLHRRALMTRPRIIYSVKARLSKDHNCLLVIDIQTQAGTYVKELVHGEFGRTQPSLATIIGQKIDILSLDVTDIDLDWPKPVNYMH